Proteins co-encoded in one Armatimonadota bacterium genomic window:
- a CDS encoding iron-sulfur cluster assembly protein has product MDDAITRERVIDVLKTVFDPEIPVNVWDLGLVYDLQVEGEQVRITMTLTAPGCPVGPMIAAEIENKLQAIGAESVSVEFVWTPPWTPDRVTEDGRLQLQMMGIPV; this is encoded by the coding sequence ATGGACGACGCGATCACCCGCGAACGCGTCATCGACGTCTTGAAGACGGTCTTCGATCCTGAGATCCCGGTCAACGTCTGGGACCTGGGGCTCGTCTACGACCTCCAGGTCGAGGGCGAACAGGTCCGCATCACCATGACCCTGACCGCACCGGGCTGCCCGGTGGGTCCCATGATCGCCGCCGAGATCGAGAACAAGTTACAGGCGATCGGGGCGGAGTCAGTGTCCGTGGAGTTCGTGTGGACGCCGCCGTGGACGCCCGATCGGGTCACCGAGGACGGCCGGCTGCAGCTGCAGATGATGGGCATTCCCGTGTAG
- a CDS encoding site-specific DNA-methyltransferase yields MNKIFLKSCERMDELPDGSIALTVTSPPYWNAIDYDVHTKSKGANYRYRQNVPYEEYLGFLRRCFTEVKRVTKDGGYLAIVVGTVLLNGKHTPLPFHLVGLLEEIGWEFHQDIIWHKCTAGVKRAGSVIQKPYPGYYYPNIMTEYILIFRKPGESKIYNAISTERKEESKIQIDSVFTMDTANNVWHIAPVPPGQYNHPCPFPEEIPYRLITLYSYKGDTVLDPFVGVGTTLKVAHNLGRRWIGYEIIEEYVEESYRRINQPLRLRKQLIVSFDKISHGVKIPAKNPPRTPFTRPWRKKRQKGLEPIRLF; encoded by the coding sequence ATGAACAAGATTTTTCTCAAGAGCTGCGAGAGAATGGATGAATTGCCAGATGGGAGCATCGCTCTTACGGTGACCAGCCCACCTTACTGGAACGCTATCGACTACGACGTTCACACAAAGAGCAAGGGCGCCAACTATCGCTACCGCCAGAACGTGCCATACGAAGAGTATCTTGGATTTCTGCGACGATGCTTCACGGAGGTCAAGCGGGTCACGAAAGACGGAGGCTATTTGGCCATTGTGGTGGGTACCGTCCTCCTAAATGGCAAGCACACGCCTCTACCTTTCCACCTTGTGGGTCTTCTGGAGGAAATCGGTTGGGAATTCCATCAGGATATCATTTGGCACAAGTGCACTGCAGGTGTGAAGCGTGCGGGCTCTGTTATCCAGAAACCATACCCCGGTTATTATTACCCCAACATCATGACAGAGTACATCCTGATTTTCCGGAAACCTGGCGAGTCCAAGATCTACAACGCGATCTCTACGGAAAGGAAGGAAGAGAGCAAGATTCAAATTGATTCAGTCTTCACAATGGACACGGCAAACAACGTGTGGCACATTGCACCTGTGCCGCCAGGTCAATACAACCACCCTTGCCCGTTCCCCGAGGAGATTCCTTATCGACTCATTACCTTGTACTCCTACAAAGGCGACACTGTTCTCGACCCCTTCGTTGGGGTGGGCACCACTCTCAAGGTTGCCCATAACCTAGGCAGGAGATGGATTGGCTACGAGATTATTGAGGAGTATGTAGAGGAGTCCTACCGCCGCATCAACCAGCCTTTGCGCTTACGCAAGCAATTGATTGTGTCATTTGATAAGATCTCGCACGGCGTCAAGATACCCGCCAAGAACCCACCTAGGACCCCGTTCACTCGACCATGGCGGAAGAAACGGCAAAAGGGTCTTGAACCCATACGGCTCTTCTAA
- a CDS encoding phosphodiester glycosidase family protein, with protein MAIRRTARRALAVLGPLVGLAVLLCPRPVHAASLARLLDVAWSSNGQAVYVVTRLSGAVRYRTAATADMVAVDLWAVEGDAERLVTVGHGAVDRVLVRRLTPEVVRLEIGLRQPARYRVYTGTDRLTVAVFPPAWSSVPVPQSAAYARLRVPAGRRHATVHVVTLDPQALEIRPALGGAAIKATEPTSLAATRLAAVAAINGSFYSSAGLPLGLIVIDGRILSAPLDRRSVFAVDRAGRPWIGEVAFSGRVVTDTGLAVPISAINRPPRWWGPALYTPEFGPLTPPQALLAIVREGRVVTFTRGRPVIPPDGYALAAAESQQTVLQDIRIGQPLTLDLRLSPEGIVHGLQGGPRLVRDGRVHIPYAWERFSAAFVRVRTARSAVAITGTGKVLFVTVDRPGRDSAGMDLPGLATLLVRLGARDAMNLDGGGSATLVVGGRVVSALPRGGERTVSSVLVALRPDEP; from the coding sequence GTGGCGATTCGTCGCACCGCGCGACGCGCTCTGGCTGTCCTGGGGCCGCTGGTCGGTCTGGCGGTCCTCCTCTGCCCGCGCCCCGTCCACGCCGCAAGCCTCGCGCGCCTGCTCGACGTGGCGTGGTCGTCGAACGGGCAGGCGGTCTACGTCGTCACCCGGCTTTCTGGTGCCGTACGCTACCGCACGGCGGCCACCGCCGACATGGTGGCAGTCGACCTCTGGGCCGTGGAGGGCGACGCCGAACGCCTCGTGACCGTCGGCCACGGCGCCGTGGACCGGGTGCTGGTACGCCGCCTCACGCCCGAGGTCGTCCGACTCGAGATCGGGCTGCGCCAGCCTGCCCGCTACAGGGTCTACACCGGCACCGACCGGCTGACCGTCGCGGTCTTTCCGCCAGCCTGGAGCAGCGTGCCGGTGCCCCAGAGCGCGGCGTACGCGCGCCTCCGCGTCCCCGCGGGCCGGCGCCACGCCACCGTGCATGTCGTGACGTTGGACCCGCAGGCCCTGGAGATCCGCCCGGCGCTGGGCGGGGCGGCCATCAAGGCCACCGAGCCGACCAGCCTCGCGGCCACGCGCCTGGCCGCCGTGGCCGCGATCAACGGGTCGTTCTACTCGTCTGCGGGCCTGCCCCTGGGGCTGATCGTCATCGATGGTCGCATCCTGTCGGCGCCGCTGGACCGCCGGTCGGTCTTCGCCGTTGACCGCGCGGGCCGGCCCTGGATCGGCGAGGTGGCGTTCAGCGGCCGCGTGGTGACCGACACCGGGCTGGCCGTGCCCATCTCCGCCATCAACCGACCGCCCCGCTGGTGGGGTCCGGCGCTCTACACACCGGAGTTCGGGCCGCTGACCCCCCCGCAGGCCCTGCTGGCCATCGTCCGGGAGGGACGGGTCGTCACGTTCACACGCGGGCGCCCGGTCATCCCACCGGACGGCTACGCCCTGGCCGCCGCGGAATCACAGCAGACGGTGCTCCAGGACATCCGCATCGGACAACCCCTCACCCTCGACCTCCGCCTCAGTCCCGAAGGGATCGTGCACGGGCTGCAGGGCGGGCCGCGCTTGGTGCGCGACGGCCGCGTGCACATCCCCTACGCCTGGGAGCGCTTCTCGGCGGCCTTCGTCCGCGTCCGCACCGCGCGCTCGGCGGTGGCGATCACGGGCACCGGCAAGGTCCTGTTCGTGACGGTCGACCGCCCCGGACGCGACAGCGCCGGCATGGACCTGCCGGGACTGGCGACGCTCCTGGTGCGCCTGGGAGCGCGCGACGCCATGAACCTGGACGGCGGCGGCTCTGCGACGCTGGTCGTGGGCGGGCGCGTGGTGAGCGCGCTGCCCCGCGGCGGCGAGCGCACGGTCTCGTCGGTGCTGGTGGCGCTGCGGCCGGACGAACCCTGA
- the cas1 gene encoding CRISPR-associated endonuclease Cas1, translating to MPAGAYHRAQPTAPPTPRNGVLVLSGYGLRVFTRRRHLVCEDGWCDERRTARFHRATAGLQRLVLFGRGGTMTLEALRWLHDVGAGLICVHLDGTVLLSSGPRGLDDARLRRAQALAPSTEAGVRITRELLSAKLAAQADVLAQLPNPDAQRAVREQLDVLHRADTLERLRLVEARAGTLYWEAWRPLPVRWATADARRVPEHWKTVGPRISPITGSPRLAATPAHALLNLLYALLEAEATIACQAVGLDPGLGILHADQPARASLSLDLMEPVRPAVDAFVLDLLRTRVFSARDFQEVSRGQVRVLLPLSRALLATSPRWAQAVAPWAERVAALLAETAGSRRRLPTPLTQANRSAGREGIRKAAPNAPALPGLEYTVCVRCGVVLEARGRMFCDDCGKQDKTERIVAAGLREFARRRRTGVDPSHGGQAARRRAEALRRRRREARAWDETHPRPDPEVFRREILPLLRSVPLERIVRAAGISLRYASLIRRGLYVPHPRHWEALRRAVETRDGWGEAGMVQRT from the coding sequence CCCACCGCACCCCCCACGCCCCGCAATGGGGTCCTGGTCCTCTCAGGCTACGGCCTCCGGGTCTTTACGAGGCGCCGGCACCTCGTCTGCGAGGACGGGTGGTGTGACGAGCGGCGCACCGCACGATTTCACCGGGCGACCGCCGGCCTGCAGCGGCTGGTCCTGTTCGGGCGCGGTGGGACCATGACCCTGGAAGCCCTCCGGTGGCTGCATGATGTGGGCGCCGGGCTTATCTGCGTGCACCTGGACGGCACGGTGCTGCTCTCCAGCGGCCCCCGGGGCCTGGACGATGCCCGGCTGCGCCGGGCCCAGGCCCTGGCACCCAGCACCGAGGCCGGGGTGCGGATCACCCGCGAGCTCTTGAGCGCCAAGCTGGCGGCCCAGGCCGACGTGCTGGCGCAGCTTCCTAACCCCGACGCCCAACGGGCCGTCCGGGAGCAGCTGGACGTGTTGCACCGGGCGGACACCCTGGAGCGGCTGCGGCTGGTCGAGGCCAGGGCCGGCACTCTCTACTGGGAGGCCTGGAGGCCGCTGCCGGTGCGCTGGGCCACGGCAGATGCCCGGCGAGTGCCGGAGCACTGGAAGACTGTGGGGCCCCGCATCTCCCCCATCACTGGCTCCCCCAGGCTTGCGGCCACCCCCGCCCATGCCCTGTTGAACCTCCTTTACGCGCTGCTGGAAGCCGAGGCCACCATCGCCTGCCAGGCCGTGGGGCTGGACCCAGGGCTAGGGATCCTGCACGCCGACCAGCCCGCCCGGGCGTCGCTAAGCCTGGACCTCATGGAGCCGGTGCGGCCGGCAGTAGACGCCTTTGTGCTCGACCTGCTGCGGACCAGGGTGTTCAGCGCCCGGGACTTCCAGGAGGTAAGCCGGGGCCAGGTGCGGGTGCTGCTGCCCCTAAGCCGGGCGCTGCTTGCGACCTCGCCGCGGTGGGCGCAGGCGGTGGCGCCCTGGGCCGAGCGGGTGGCCGCGCTGCTGGCCGAGACCGCAGGCAGCCGCCGGCGGCTGCCGACCCCGCTCACCCAGGCGAACCGGAGTGCCGGCCGGGAGGGCATACGCAAGGCTGCGCCGAACGCCCCTGCGCTTCCGGGGCTGGAGTACACGGTCTGCGTCAGGTGTGGCGTGGTGCTGGAGGCGCGGGGCCGGATGTTCTGTGACGACTGCGGAAAGCAGGACAAGACAGAGCGCATCGTGGCCGCCGGCCTGCGGGAGTTTGCGCGGCGGCGCCGCACGGGCGTCGATCCCTCGCATGGCGGGCAGGCCGCGCGCCGCCGGGCTGAAGCCTTGCGCCGGCGCCGTCGGGAAGCGCGGGCGTGGGACGAGACCCACCCTCGCCCAGACCCTGAGGTGTTCCGGCGGGAGATCCTGCCCCTGCTGCGCTCCGTGCCCTTAGAGCGCATCGTCCGTGCAGCAGGGATCTCCCTGCGGTATGCGTCCCTGATCCGGCGTGGCTTGTACGTGCCGCATCCCAGGCACTGGGAGGCGCTGCGAAGAGCTGTCGAAACACGAGATGGTTGGGGGGAAGCCGGCATGGTTCAGCGTACGTAG